The segment ACGCCGAGAGCATCTTGTGCGTGGAGTTGATGGACAGATCGGCACCGGCTTCGGTCGCCGAAATCGGAAGCGCCGGATGAAACTTGAAATGCGGCCCCCACGCTTCGTCGACCAGCACGAGCTTGTCGGCTTCGTGCGCGATACGGACGATCTCGGGCAGGTCGGCGGCCACGCCGTAGTACGTCGGCGACACGATATAGATGGCGACCAGATCCGGATGAGCCTCCAGCGTCGCACGCACCGTTTCGGGCGTGACCGTGTGGTCCATGTGCATCTCTTGATCTACGGCGGGCTGCATGTAGATCGGGTGAGCGCCGCTCATGACCAGTCCGCCGAGCATCGACTTGTGAGAGTTGCGGGGAACCGCGATCTTATCGCCGGGATTCACGGCCGTCATCATCATGCATTGATTGCCGCTGGTCGAGCCGTTGATGAGGAAGAACGTATTGTCGGCGCCGTATGCCTCCGCCGCCAACGCCTGCGCCTCTTTGATCGATTCCATCGGCTGAAGGAGGTCGTCGATACCGGGCATCGGCGTGAGATCGATGGCGCAGATATTATCGCCGACGAATTCGCGGAACGCCCGGTCCATACCGATGCCCTGCATGTGGCCCGGGGTATGGAACGGCAGGACGCCCGAATCGACATATTCGAGGAGGGCTTGAAAGTAGGGGGTTTTGGTTTGATCCACCGTGAGGCTCCCAGCAGACGCGAAGCGGAAAGTGGGCGCAGAGGCGCCCGAGCTATCGCCGCTAGCGTTCCTTAGCGGTGGCCGAATGGTGGGCGACGATGAAGGCCGCTCGACGGATCGAGGGCATGAGGCGACGGTGCGTCAAGCGAGGACTTCAAATCCGAGGCGATCGAGCATAGCGAAGTCATCATTATCCCCGCGACCGCTCGTCGTCAAGTAGTTTCCCAGGACGATTCCGCTGGCGCCGCTGCGCATACCCAAATCCTGGAGACCCTGCAGCGTCACTTCTCGGCCGCCGGCGAAGCGCACCAGGGCCTTGGGCAGCGCTAGGCGGGCCATGGCCACGAAGCGCAGCGCTTCGATCGGTTCCACCAGAGAGCGATCGCCGAAGGGCGTCCCGGGCCGGGGGTTGAGGAAATTGATCGGGACCTCTTCGGGTTCGAGCACCTGGAGGGACGCCAGAAAATCGATGCGATCCTCGATCTCTTCGCCCATGCCGATGATCCCGCCGCAGCAGACTTCCAACCCGTGTTTCTTCACCAATTCCAGCGTTGCCCAGCGTTCCTCGTACGAGTGGGTGGTACAGACCGATGGAAAGTAGCGGCGCGAGGTCTCTAAATTATGATTGACCTTATCGACCCCGGCCTCGAGCAACGCCAAAATTTGATCTTCGCGCAGGATCCCGAGCGACACGGCCACCGTCAACGGCAACTCGGCTTTGATCGTCCGCACCGCTTCGCACACGCGCTCGAGCAGCTTCGTCGACGGCCCGCGCACGGCGACCACGACACAAAACTCGCTCGCGCCGCGCGCGTGCGCTTCTCGCGCGGCCTGCAAGAAACCCTCGACGCTCGACACCGGCTCCGCCTCTACGTCGGTTGCAAAACGCGCGCTCTGCGAACAGAAATTGCAATCCTCCGAGCAGCCGCCTTTTTTCGCATTGTAGAGTACTTCCACGGCGATCGCATTGCCGCAGAAACGTTCGCGTACCGCATCGGCCAGGGCAAGCAGATCGGGCACGGCATCGTCCGGCAGACGGCTGAGTTCTTCCAGCAGAACGCGATCTGCGGGAAGGCCGCGTTCCAAGACGCGCTCGCGCGCACGCTCGATCGTGGGATGTGACACCGTCGTATGAACCTCGCTACAGCAGGGACGAGAAGAGCTTCGCACCGGCTCGCACGGAGGCCGCCTCGTCGGTCGCAAACGGCAGAATGCCAAAAATCTCGAGCTTTCCCTGCAACGTGCGGAGCACGTCTTCGCGGTAGTCGGGTGAGGAGGGAGCGAACCGGTCCACCAGGATGGCTCCCGCGACCGGAATCTTGAGTTGCCGGCAGAGCATAAGCGTGAGCAACGCATGGTTGATACACCCCAGACGCAAGCCGACCACGATGATCGCCGACAGCTTCGCCAGGACGGCGACGTGCCCGAAGTGCTCGCGGGCATTGAG is part of the Candidatus Dormiibacterota bacterium genome and harbors:
- the bioB gene encoding biotin synthase BioB — translated: MSHPTIERARERVLERGLPADRVLLEELSRLPDDAVPDLLALADAVRERFCGNAIAVEVLYNAKKGGCSEDCNFCSQSARFATDVEAEPVSSVEGFLQAAREAHARGASEFCVVVAVRGPSTKLLERVCEAVRTIKAELPLTVAVSLGILREDQILALLEAGVDKVNHNLETSRRYFPSVCTTHSYEERWATLELVKKHGLEVCCGGIIGMGEEIEDRIDFLASLQVLEPEEVPINFLNPRPGTPFGDRSLVEPIEALRFVAMARLALPKALVRFAGGREVTLQGLQDLGMRSGASGIVLGNYLTTSGRGDNDDFAMLDRLGFEVLA